The segment CGGGCTCATCCGGGTGTTCGGCAAGGGGGCCAAGGAGCGCCTGGTCCCCATCGGCTCCTTCGGGCGAAGCACCCTCTCCGAATGGCTCTCCCCCCCCGGCCGTCCCGCCCTGGTGCCCAAGCGCTGGGCCCGGCGGGGCGACGCCGAGGCCGTGTTCCTCAACGCCCGCGGCGGCCGGCTGTCCCGTCAGGGGGCGTGGGGGGTGGTGCGCCACCACGCCCGGGGCGCCGGGCTCGAGGGGAGGCTCACCCCCCACGTCCTGCGGCACTCGTGCGCCACCCACATGCTCGACCACGGGGCCGACATCCGGGTCGTCCAGGAGCTGCTCGGGCACGCCTCGATCGCCACGACGCAGGTGTACACCAAGGTCTCGGCCGAGCGGTTGAGGCGGGTCTACGACCAGGCCCACCCGCGCGCCCGGTAGTCACCGGCCGCTAACCTGGAGGTATGCCGAACGACGCGGTGGCCACCGAAGCGCGCGCCCTCCTGGTGCGCGAGCAGGCCGACCTGCGTCGCCAGCTGGCCGAGCTCGGGCACGGCGGAGAGGGGGGTCTGACCTACGACTCCA is part of the Acidimicrobiales bacterium genome and harbors:
- a CDS encoding tyrosine recombinase, with the protein product RKPSSVARALVSVRSLHRFCVDEGQAPTDPTDDVDRPRVPQGLPKALSEDEVGVLLAGVTGQEPLARRDRAILEVLYGTGMRISELTGLSLADLALEDGLIRVFGKGAKERLVPIGSFGRSTLSEWLSPPGRPALVPKRWARRGDAEAVFLNARGGRLSRQGAWGVVRHHARGAGLEGRLTPHVLRHSCATHMLDHGADIRVVQELLGHASIATTQVYTKVSAERLRRVYDQAHPRAR